A single genomic interval of Sphingobacteriales bacterium harbors:
- a CDS encoding helix-turn-helix transcriptional regulator, protein MENYFTTPHSPLIKGTVCSLWQVRRQNNPAVHETIIPNGVVELIFSFENQKLYAQVNKQAIVVPKCFIQGYSTSPIHLNLSGQQTFFGVVLKPTAVKHICQFQLAEFNNCVVDLTVIDTTFYDLWHRLGEQTTFEARTTIFTAWLMERTLQYTEREKAINIFLSSHTNLHLSVSEIARQFCYSSKQLSRKLNELTGLNTEQTLLYKKYLQALHLVQSSELSLTGIAFDCHFYDQSHFIKTFKSLSMLTPKEYRQRKSHVEGHLFENVY, encoded by the coding sequence ATGGAAAATTATTTTACAACACCTCATTCACCACTCATCAAAGGCACTGTTTGTTCATTATGGCAAGTTCGCAGACAAAATAATCCCGCTGTACATGAAACTATAATTCCGAATGGAGTTGTCGAACTAATTTTCAGTTTTGAAAACCAAAAACTATATGCGCAAGTAAACAAGCAAGCCATAGTCGTTCCAAAGTGTTTTATTCAAGGATATAGCACTTCTCCAATACACCTGAACCTTTCGGGGCAACAAACTTTTTTTGGTGTTGTCTTGAAACCAACTGCGGTAAAACACATTTGTCAATTTCAGCTTGCCGAGTTTAACAATTGTGTTGTGGATTTAACTGTAATAGATACTACCTTTTATGATTTATGGCATCGGTTGGGAGAACAAACTACCTTTGAGGCTAGAACAACCATTTTTACAGCATGGCTGATGGAGAGAACGCTACAATATACCGAAAGAGAAAAGGCAATTAATATTTTCTTATCCTCGCATACAAATCTCCATTTATCGGTTTCAGAAATAGCACGTCAGTTTTGCTACTCATCAAAACAACTTTCAAGAAAGCTGAATGAACTTACTGGGCTAAACACAGAGCAGACTTTGCTTTACAAAAAGTATTTGCAGGCGCTTCACCTCGTGCAATCTTCCGAATTGTCACTCACTGGCATTGCTTTTGATTGCCACTTTTACGACCAGTCTCATTTTATTAAGACTTTTAAGTCCTTGTCTATGCTTACACCAAAAGAGTATAGGCAACGCAAAAGCCATGTCGAAGGACACCTCTTTGAAAATGTCTATTAA
- a CDS encoding c-type cytochrome — protein sequence MKKVFKYLAYVAVIIFVVIAALLSYVKFALPNLGPPPNLTVQITPEKIARGSYLAHHVMLCVECHSTRDWTSFSGPMVPGTEGKGGAVFDQNLGFPGRYIAPNLTPFHLKDWTDGEIFHAVTEGVSKDGRALFPIMPHHLYGQLDKNDIEAVIAYIRSLKPIESKNEISSSDFPMNFIINTIPKKAAFTTIPPKTDKLNYGKYIITASACMGCHTKQEKGKFVGELYAGGFEFKFPDGSVVRSANLTPDKTTGLGDWTVEKFVGRFKTYADSAYINPQVKPKEFQTTMSWTMYAGMDTEDLTAIYNYLQSLSPVNNKVEKFTPAK from the coding sequence ATGAAAAAAGTATTCAAATACCTTGCCTACGTTGCCGTAATTATTTTTGTAGTAATTGCCGCGCTGCTTTCTTATGTAAAATTTGCATTACCGAATCTTGGCCCTCCGCCCAATTTAACGGTTCAAATTACCCCCGAAAAAATAGCGCGTGGCAGCTATCTTGCGCATCATGTAATGCTTTGCGTGGAGTGCCATTCTACACGCGACTGGACTTCTTTTTCAGGCCCCATGGTGCCGGGCACAGAGGGAAAAGGGGGCGCGGTCTTTGACCAAAATCTTGGATTTCCGGGCAGATATATTGCCCCCAACTTAACCCCTTTTCATCTTAAAGATTGGACAGATGGGGAAATATTCCATGCGGTAACCGAAGGGGTGTCAAAAGATGGCAGAGCTTTGTTTCCGATAATGCCGCACCACCTTTACGGGCAGCTCGATAAAAACGATATTGAGGCAGTTATTGCATATATTAGAAGTTTGAAGCCTATAGAAAGCAAAAATGAAATTTCAAGCTCCGATTTTCCCATGAACTTTATCATTAATACCATTCCTAAAAAAGCTGCTTTTACTACTATTCCACCCAAAACCGATAAACTTAATTACGGAAAATATATTATTACAGCTTCGGCATGTATGGGCTGCCACACTAAACAAGAAAAAGGTAAATTTGTAGGGGAGCTTTATGCCGGAGGTTTTGAATTTAAATTTCCGGATGGCTCAGTTGTAAGGTCGGCAAATCTTACTCCGGATAAAACAACCGGACTTGGCGACTGGACGGTTGAAAAATTTGTAGGTCGCTTCAAAACCTATGCCGACAGTGCCTATATTAATCCGCAGGTAAAACCCAAAGAATTTCAAACAACTATGTCTTGGACTATGTACGCCGGCATGGATACTGAAGACCTGACGGCAATATACAACTATCTTCAAAGTCTTAGTCCGGTTAATAATAAAGTAGAAAAATTTACTCCAGCCAAGTAA
- a CDS encoding helix-turn-helix transcriptional regulator → MAKSTYIYFPTSEPEKCFINSIWRLSDDDLCCRREIILPKGTIEIIFNFSDKICYFNPTSHVLQNLPATFVNGLNFKPFELIKTGRQEFLGIQLNSLGLRLLFDVSAKEINNIVCPGNEICSQLDDIANELFHESVFNQQVQIILSWIREKISTKKFQNSIDRIQKLIRCKYYNDLTVKKLSQEICLSDRQLRRFSQDWLGMKTEEFIRYCKYLKCLHALHNSRQSLTEIGLDAGYYDQAHFIHGFRCFTDMTPKQYREANTEYMGHILIGV, encoded by the coding sequence ATGGCAAAGTCCACTTACATATATTTCCCAACAAGTGAACCCGAAAAGTGCTTCATCAATAGTATTTGGCGACTATCGGACGATGATTTGTGTTGCCGAAGGGAAATAATACTGCCCAAAGGAACAATAGAAATTATTTTTAACTTCTCTGATAAGATTTGCTACTTCAATCCTACCTCTCACGTTCTCCAAAATTTGCCGGCCACATTTGTTAACGGATTAAATTTTAAACCCTTCGAGCTTATTAAAACCGGACGACAAGAATTTTTGGGGATTCAATTGAATAGCTTAGGGCTTCGGCTGCTGTTTGACGTTTCGGCCAAGGAAATTAACAATATAGTTTGTCCCGGAAATGAAATATGCTCCCAACTTGATGATATTGCAAATGAATTGTTTCACGAAAGTGTGTTCAACCAACAGGTTCAAATAATATTATCGTGGATTAGAGAAAAAATTTCGACCAAAAAATTTCAAAATTCAATTGACCGGATTCAAAAATTAATTCGCTGTAAGTACTATAATGACCTTACTGTTAAAAAACTCAGCCAGGAAATTTGCCTCTCCGACCGGCAACTCAGACGTTTTTCACAGGATTGGTTAGGGATGAAAACAGAAGAATTTATTCGCTACTGCAAATATTTAAAATGCTTACACGCGCTTCACAATTCAAGGCAAAGCCTCACCGAAATAGGTTTAGATGCGGGCTATTATGATCAGGCGCATTTTATTCACGGGTTCAGGTGTTTTACAGATATGACACCTAAACAATATAGAGAAGCAAATACTGAATATATGGGACATATTCTGATAGGCGTATAA